The following DNA comes from Alienimonas californiensis.
TCCTACGCGGAGGTCGCCGCCGGTTCGCCCCCGCCCCCGCCGGCCGAACGCTATGAAGCGGACGCCCCGCCGCGGCCGTTCGATCCGACGCTCGCGGTGCCCGTCCTGCCGAACTTCCACGACTCCACCCGCCCGCTGTTCGATACGAACGGCCGGGCGTTGCAGGCGTTGAAGAACGTCTGGATGAACGACCCGACCGGCGAACTCGCCGACGACGCCCTGTTCCTCTCCGCCGGGTATTATTTTCGCGAGGGCGATTATCTGGAGGCCGGCCGTCTGTACGACGTCCTGCGGAAGGAGTACCCGAACAGCCCGCACGTGAAGGACGCCTACCTGCTGGGCGCCCACGTCCGGGAGATCAGTTGGATCGGGCCGGCGTACGACGACAGCGGCCTGAAGGAGAGCCGGCAAATTAAAGAGAGCTTCCAGCGGCTGTACCCCGAGGAGGCCGACCGGGCCCGCATCGCCGAGAGCCTCGCCAACATGGCGGAGGCGCAGGGCGAATCTCACTGGTCGACGCTGCAGCTTTATCAGCGCAAAGGCAATCCGACGGCGGTGGCGATCTGCGCCCGCCGACTGATCGTCGAGCACCCCGGCACGCAGGCCGCGGTGCGGGCGCGCAAAGTCTGGGACGAATTGCCCGCCGAGGCGAAGCGGATGGCCGGCCCGCTGCCGACCGCCCCGGGCTTCGGGGCCCGGTCGACGGAGGCCCCGCCGAGCGTCGAACGCAGCGTGCGGCCGCCCGTCGCCCGTCCCGAGGAGCGCCCGCAGACCCCGCCGGCCCGCCCGGCGGCGCCGCCGCGGAGCGTCGAACCGGCCCCGCTGCCGGGCTCCACGCAGCCGCCGGACGACCCGTTCACCAAGGGCGACCCGTTCTCCGGCGATCCGTTCTCGGGGGCCGGCGATCCGTTCACCGACTCGGGGCCGTTCGGATGACTCACGCTCCCCCGATCCCCCGCCGGCTGGCGTTGGTGGGCCTCGGTCTGGCCGCCTTCACCGGGTGCGGCTACAAGTTCGGCCACCTCGCCGACCCGGAGATCCGCACGGTCGCCGTGCCGATGTTCACCAGCGTCGCGGACCGCACCGGGCTGGAAATCCAACTGACCGAGGCGGTTCAGAAGGAGATTCAAACCCGCACCCCGTTCCGGCTCGTCCACGAGCATCAGGCGGACACCGTCCTCCGCGGGCAGGTCGTGGGCGTGCGTAAGCGCCGGCTGTCCCAGAGCATCACCGACGACGTCCGCGAGGCGGAGTTCGCCGTCGCCGTGGACGTTACCTGGGAGGACCGCCGCGGCGACGAGTTGAACAGCGGCTCGCTGAAGATCGATCCGGGCTCCGTCCCGGTGTTGTCGAACGGCGAGGCCGCCTTCGAGATCGGCGAATCCCGCGCGACCGCCCTCGACGACGCGATCCAGCGGGCGGCCCGACAGATCGTGGACCTGATGGAGGTTCCCTGGTAGCCGGCGGTTCCCTGGTAGCTGGCGGGACGCGGCGGCGATCCGTCGCCGCGGCTTCGACGGCTCCGCCCTCCCCGCTACACTGCCGCCCCCTTCAGGGGAAGCCCCTCCAGTGGAAGACCGGGTCGGCGGAGCCTCGTGCGGATTCTCTCCTACAACATCCACAAGGGCATCGGCGGGCGGGATCGCCGCTATCGGCTGGAGCGGATCAAGGCGGTCGTCGCCGCCGCCGACCCGGACGTCCTCTGCTTGCAGGAGGTGGACCGCAACGTCCGCCGCACCCGGTTCGACGACCAACCCCGGCTGCTGGCCGAGTGGTTCCTCGGGCGGCACCTGCCCCACATCGGGCCGCACCCGCACACCGAGCCGCACTCCTACGGCGACTCGCTGGCCAGGGTCGAGCCCGGCGGCGAACCCCGCCCCGGGGCGGTGTTTCAGATGAATCACGCGCTCACCACCGGCCGCACGCTGCCCGGCGGACCGCACCGGGGCGGGTACGGGAACCTGATCGTCTCCAAGCGGCCGATCCTCGAAGCCCACACGGTGGACCTCACGAGGGGCCGGCGGAAGAAGCGCGGCGCCGTGGTCGCCCTGCTGGAGACCGAGGCCGGCCCGCTGCGGCTGGTCAACTGGCACCTCGGCCTGCTGGACGGCGAACGGCAGTGGCAGGTCCGCCGGTTGCTGAGTCATGAACTGTTCGAGGCCGTCGGCCAATGCGTCGGCGGCGCCCTGCCGACGCTGCTGATCGGCGACACCAACGACTGGCGCAGCACCCTGATGCGCGGCGGGCTGGGCGACGCCGGCTACCAACTGCTCACGAACCCCGCCAGACAGTTCCGCAGCTTCCCCGCCTGGCTGCCGACGGCGGCGCTGGATCGGGCCTTCGGGCTCGGCTTGCCCGGCGAGGGCGTGACCGCCACGGTCTGCGGCGGGCCGGGCCACCCCCTCGGTAGCCCGGACGCCGCCCACGCCGACGCCTCGGATCACCTCCCGCTGATCGTCGACCTGCCCGGCTGACGGGCTCGAACGGCCCCCTTCAGCCCACATCGGCGGTCGGGAAAATTGGTCATCGGCGAGAGCGATCGTTACGCTGGTGCGTTCCGATCCGTTTCTTCCCAGGACGCGCTCCATGGCCCCCTCCCGTTCCCGCGTCGCCGGTCTGCTGGCGCTCCTCCTGACCGCCGCGGCGTCGCCGGCGGGGGCGGCGGAAGTCTTCGTCGAGGCCGAATCCTTCGCCGACCGCGGCGGGTGGCAGCTGGACACCCAGTTCATCCGCCACATGGGCTCCCCCTACCTGCTGGCCCACGGCATCGGCACGCCGGTGAAGGACGCCGCCACCGCCGTGAACTTCCCCGAGGCCGGCGAATATCGGGCCTTCGTCCGCACCTTCGACTGGGTCGCCCGCTGGGACGCCGAGGGCTCCCCCGGCCGGTTCCAGCTGAGCGTCAACGGCAAGAAACTCCCCGAAACGCTGGGCACCCAGGGCAAGGACTGGGCCTGGCAGAACGCCGGCACGGTGACGGTCGACAAGGGCGAGGCGACCGTCGCCCTGCACGATCTGACCGGCTTCGACGGCCGCGTGGACGCGATCTACTTCACCACGGGAACGGAACCGCCGCCGAACGATTCGACGATCCTCCCCCCCTGGCGGCGGGCGCTGTTGGGCCTGCCGGAGGAAGCCCCGACCAAGGACGGCTACGACCTGGTCGTGATCGGCGGCGGGTACTCCGGCCTGGGGGCGGCGATCTCCGGCGCCCGCATGGGCTGCAAGGTCGCCCTCATTCAGGACCGCCCCGTGCTGGGCGGCAACGGCAGCAGCGAAGTCCGCGTCTGGGCGATGGGCCACATCCGCCGCGGCAACTACCCCCGCGTCGGCGAAATTATCGAGGAGATCGCCGACCACGCCACGAAGTCCCCCGGCACGGAGGAGGAGTTTGAGGACGAGAAGAAGGAGAAGATCGTCCGGGCCGAGGACAACATCGATCTGTTCCTCAATCACCACGCCTTTGAAGTCGAGTCGAAGGACGTCGAGGGCGGGGCGAAGCGGATCACGGG
Coding sequences within:
- the bamD gene encoding outer membrane protein assembly factor BamD, producing the protein MPKPARPRVRFPRPLPGPRPLFRPKSLVRPRAACVAALIGTLIGSGGGCAALPALGGPGNPPVAEADPDDADPEADGGVQLAGAEGPADDSPFYGDDDALRSTTPEQPGVLAKPREWLKGLTGRKGEAEVSATRLPPEARQAFEAARNDLERGEHKRAASAFKSLSRRYADTAIEEDSLFYRAEALYAAEDYAPAQDAYDTLLDRYPSTRRLDVISKRQFDIARRWLGFPEAVVSADVKPVSYAEVAAGSPPPPPAERYEADAPPRPFDPTLAVPVLPNFHDSTRPLFDTNGRALQALKNVWMNDPTGELADDALFLSAGYYFREGDYLEAGRLYDVLRKEYPNSPHVKDAYLLGAHVREISWIGPAYDDSGLKESRQIKESFQRLYPEEADRARIAESLANMAEAQGESHWSTLQLYQRKGNPTAVAICARRLIVEHPGTQAAVRARKVWDELPAEAKRMAGPLPTAPGFGARSTEAPPSVERSVRPPVARPEERPQTPPARPAAPPRSVEPAPLPGSTQPPDDPFTKGDPFSGDPFSGAGDPFTDSGPFG
- the lptE gene encoding LPS assembly lipoprotein LptE encodes the protein MTHAPPIPRRLALVGLGLAAFTGCGYKFGHLADPEIRTVAVPMFTSVADRTGLEIQLTEAVQKEIQTRTPFRLVHEHQADTVLRGQVVGVRKRRLSQSITDDVREAEFAVAVDVTWEDRRGDELNSGSLKIDPGSVPVLSNGEAAFEIGESRATALDDAIQRAARQIVDLMEVPW
- a CDS encoding endonuclease/exonuclease/phosphatase family protein → MRILSYNIHKGIGGRDRRYRLERIKAVVAAADPDVLCLQEVDRNVRRTRFDDQPRLLAEWFLGRHLPHIGPHPHTEPHSYGDSLARVEPGGEPRPGAVFQMNHALTTGRTLPGGPHRGGYGNLIVSKRPILEAHTVDLTRGRRKKRGAVVALLETEAGPLRLVNWHLGLLDGERQWQVRRLLSHELFEAVGQCVGGALPTLLIGDTNDWRSTLMRGGLGDAGYQLLTNPARQFRSFPAWLPTAALDRAFGLGLPGEGVTATVCGGPGHPLGSPDAAHADASDHLPLIVDLPG